Proteins co-encoded in one Acidithiobacillus caldus ATCC 51756 genomic window:
- the rlmN gene encoding 23S rRNA (adenine(2503)-C(2))-methyltransferase RlmN, whose product MSEPLATAGPVGAMPHLLGLDRAGLVALLQEWGEPPFRASQILQWLHQRQVDDFAAMSNISKALRARLMAETRWDEPEVIADQLARDETRKWLLRLPDGNAIETVFIPEEDRGTLCISSQVGCSLACSFCATGAQGLNRNLSSHEIVAQVRVARRHLGLDAITNVVFMGMGEPLLNLKQVIPVIRLLLDDFAYGLSSRRVTVSTAGVLPGLEQLGRETPVNLAISLHASRNDLRDELVPINRHYPLAQLMAACRSYPLPPRRRITFEYVMLDGVNDSDADARALVRLLRGLPALVNLIPFNPFPGSPYRRSSLARIDAFREIVLSAGIMTVTRRPRGDDIAAACGQLAGQVHAGRRALVPMPARRVELRP is encoded by the coding sequence ATGAGCGAACCGCTTGCTACCGCCGGCCCGGTGGGCGCAATGCCCCACCTTCTGGGCTTGGATCGGGCGGGGCTGGTGGCGCTTTTGCAGGAGTGGGGCGAGCCTCCCTTCCGGGCGAGCCAGATCCTGCAATGGCTGCACCAGCGCCAGGTAGACGATTTTGCCGCCATGAGCAACATCAGCAAGGCCTTGCGGGCTCGGCTGATGGCCGAGACCCGCTGGGACGAGCCCGAGGTCATTGCCGATCAGCTGGCCCGCGACGAAACCCGCAAGTGGCTTCTGAGGTTGCCCGATGGTAATGCCATCGAGACGGTCTTCATCCCAGAGGAAGATCGCGGGACGCTCTGCATTTCCTCGCAGGTGGGTTGCTCATTGGCCTGCAGTTTCTGCGCCACCGGTGCCCAGGGGCTCAATCGCAATCTCAGCAGCCACGAGATCGTCGCCCAAGTGCGGGTGGCGCGCCGTCATCTGGGTCTGGATGCGATCACCAATGTGGTTTTCATGGGTATGGGCGAGCCCTTGCTCAACCTCAAGCAGGTGATCCCGGTCATTCGTCTGCTGCTCGACGATTTTGCCTACGGGCTCAGTTCGCGTCGGGTGACGGTGAGCACGGCCGGGGTTTTGCCGGGCCTTGAACAGTTGGGGCGGGAGACCCCGGTCAACCTTGCCATCAGCCTGCACGCCAGTCGGAACGATCTGCGCGACGAGCTCGTTCCCATCAATCGCCACTATCCACTTGCGCAGCTCATGGCGGCCTGCCGAAGCTATCCGCTGCCGCCGCGGCGACGCATCACCTTTGAGTACGTCATGCTGGATGGAGTCAACGACAGCGATGCCGATGCCCGTGCCCTGGTGCGACTGCTGCGTGGACTGCCGGCCCTGGTGAATCTGATTCCCTTCAATCCCTTTCCCGGCAGCCCCTATCGGCGCTCCAGTCTGGCCCGCATCGACGCCTTTCGCGAGATTGTTCTGAGCGCCGGAATCATGACGGTGACGCGGCGACCACGTGGTGACGACATTGCAGCGGCCTGTGGTCAGCTGGCGGGACAGGTCCACGCTGGTCGGCGCGCCCTGGTGCCGATGCCTGCCCGCCGGGTGGAGCTGCGACCATGA
- the hisS gene encoding histidine--tRNA ligase — MAHKGLQAVRGMNDLFPEDTVAWQALETILREQLRRYGFGEIRLPLLEHSELFARAIGDVTDIVQKEMYTFLDRNGDSLTLRPEGTAGVVRALIEHGRLRGTQARLYYVGPMFRHERPQKGRYRQFHQLGVEMFGLADPSSDAELIALSARLLNSIGVRAELQINSLGTPEARAHYRELLRQYLRPQTERLCPDCRERLERNPLRVLDCKVESCRTVAADAPRLLEHLDSESAAHFQQLRSYLDVLGIPYRVNTSLVRGLDYYHRTVFEWVSDALGAQGTVLAGGRYDGLVEQLGGPATPALGFAAGLERLLALRALAGSAYPAARVQLFLGALDPQAMAAVLQRAEALRVGGVAVVVGGPASLKVLLKQAERSDAQMQAIVGAAQLSGDDAPIRLREQGGSGTWEGPWSELECGLRSLGVDFGTPPPHTERNPMATRSVT, encoded by the coding sequence ATGGCCCACAAAGGTTTGCAGGCCGTTCGCGGCATGAACGACCTGTTCCCCGAGGATACTGTTGCCTGGCAGGCTTTGGAGACGATACTGCGTGAGCAGCTCCGTCGCTACGGTTTCGGTGAGATCCGGCTGCCCTTGCTGGAGCACTCGGAACTCTTCGCCCGCGCCATTGGCGACGTCACCGACATCGTCCAAAAGGAGATGTACACCTTCCTCGATCGCAACGGCGATTCCTTGACCTTGCGTCCCGAGGGTACGGCGGGGGTCGTTCGCGCGCTCATCGAGCATGGCCGCCTGCGCGGCACCCAGGCGCGGCTCTACTATGTCGGCCCCATGTTTCGCCACGAACGACCGCAGAAAGGTCGCTATCGGCAGTTCCATCAGCTGGGCGTGGAGATGTTCGGTCTGGCCGATCCCAGCAGCGACGCCGAGCTCATTGCCCTATCTGCCCGCCTTCTGAACAGTATCGGCGTGCGGGCAGAGCTCCAGATCAACTCCCTGGGTACCCCCGAGGCGCGTGCGCATTACCGTGAGCTTCTGCGCCAGTATCTGCGTCCGCAGACGGAGCGTCTATGCCCGGACTGCCGTGAACGCCTGGAGCGTAACCCCCTGCGCGTTCTCGACTGCAAGGTAGAAAGCTGTCGCACCGTGGCGGCGGACGCACCGCGGCTCCTGGAGCATCTGGACTCGGAATCGGCGGCGCACTTCCAGCAGCTGCGCTCCTACCTCGATGTCCTGGGCATCCCCTATCGCGTCAACACCAGCTTGGTGCGAGGACTGGACTACTACCATCGAACGGTCTTCGAATGGGTGAGCGATGCCCTGGGTGCCCAGGGCACCGTTCTCGCCGGTGGCCGTTACGATGGCTTGGTGGAACAGCTGGGAGGGCCGGCGACGCCGGCCTTGGGTTTCGCGGCTGGACTCGAGCGCCTGCTGGCCTTGCGAGCTCTGGCGGGCAGTGCGTACCCCGCAGCTCGGGTGCAGCTCTTTCTGGGGGCTCTGGATCCTCAGGCGATGGCGGCGGTGCTGCAGCGGGCAGAGGCCTTGCGTGTCGGCGGTGTTGCGGTGGTGGTCGGCGGACCGGCCAGCCTCAAGGTCCTGCTCAAGCAGGCGGAGCGGAGCGATGCCCAGATGCAAGCCATCGTCGGCGCGGCGCAGCTCTCCGGCGACGACGCACCGATTCGTCTGCGGGAGCAGGGTGGATCCGGCACTTGGGAGGGACCGTGGTCCGAGCTGGAGTGTGGTTTGCGTTCCCTAGGCGTTGATTTCGGAACGCCGCCTCCGCATACTGAGCGCAATCCGATGGCTACCCGAAGTGTGACGTGA
- a CDS encoding IS256 family transposase produces MQESTGFDGGMGELGLNIEGLLRRSARQLIQQAIEGEVQVLLEEYAAVRMVDGRRAVVRNGYLPEREILTAVGPVPVQVPKVRDRSGSGVVFRSSLVPPYVRKSRTVAAALPWLYLHGVSSGRMHEALSVLLGEEAKGLSPAVLGRLKVEWAQEHAQWQRRSLQGKRYAYWWADGVYTQLRAEDDPRMCLLVIIGVTAEGKKEVVAVTDGLRESKASWLEILRDLRDRGLQEAPLLAIGDGAMGFWAALDEIYPQTRHQRCWVHKTANILNELPKRLQGKAKAALQAIWMADTREAAEKAWQAFVRDYQAKYPRAVAKLEKDRDVLLTFFDFPAEHWRHIRSSNAIESTFATVRQRSSRTKNCVSRATFLGLSYKLIQQAERHWRGIQHPERLRELFAGVTFVDGMPANETRLDPQQDAA; encoded by the coding sequence ATGCAAGAGAGTACTGGTTTCGACGGAGGAATGGGAGAGTTGGGCCTGAACATCGAGGGCTTATTGCGGCGGTCCGCGCGCCAGCTGATCCAACAGGCCATCGAGGGCGAGGTGCAGGTGCTGCTGGAGGAGTATGCCGCGGTACGCATGGTCGATGGTCGCCGGGCCGTCGTGCGGAATGGATATCTGCCGGAGCGGGAGATCCTGACAGCGGTCGGCCCCGTGCCTGTACAGGTCCCCAAGGTGCGAGACCGCTCCGGTTCGGGCGTGGTCTTCCGTTCTTCCCTGGTACCGCCCTACGTGCGCAAGTCGCGGACCGTGGCCGCAGCGCTCCCCTGGTTGTACCTGCACGGGGTATCGTCGGGACGGATGCACGAGGCGCTGTCTGTTCTCCTGGGCGAGGAGGCCAAGGGGCTTTCTCCGGCCGTGCTGGGACGCTTGAAAGTCGAATGGGCGCAAGAGCATGCCCAATGGCAGCGCCGGTCTCTACAGGGAAAACGCTACGCCTATTGGTGGGCCGACGGGGTCTATACCCAGCTGCGGGCGGAGGACGATCCCCGGATGTGTCTCTTGGTCATTATTGGCGTGACGGCCGAGGGCAAGAAGGAGGTCGTGGCGGTCACCGACGGTTTACGGGAGTCCAAAGCCTCCTGGCTAGAGATCCTGCGGGACTTGCGCGACCGCGGGCTGCAGGAGGCGCCACTACTGGCCATAGGAGATGGGGCGATGGGTTTCTGGGCCGCCCTGGACGAGATTTACCCACAAACCCGTCATCAGCGCTGTTGGGTGCACAAGACGGCCAACATCCTCAACGAGCTACCGAAGCGCCTTCAGGGGAAAGCCAAGGCCGCCCTGCAGGCGATCTGGATGGCCGACACCCGTGAAGCTGCGGAGAAAGCCTGGCAAGCCTTCGTGCGGGACTACCAGGCCAAATATCCCAGAGCGGTCGCAAAGCTCGAGAAGGACCGGGACGTGCTGCTGACCTTCTTCGACTTCCCGGCAGAGCACTGGCGGCATATCCGCAGCAGCAACGCCATCGAATCGACCTTCGCCACCGTACGGCAACGCAGCAGCCGCACTAAAAACTGTGTCTCTCGAGCCACTTTCCTTGGCCTGAGCTACAAGCTCATCCAGCAGGCAGAGAGACACTGGCGCGGGATTCAGCATCCGGAAAGACTGCGCGAGCTCTTTGCCGGGGTGACATTTGTCGATGGGATGCCTGCCAACGAAACCCGGCTGGATCCTCAACAGGACGCCGCCTGA
- a CDS encoding helix-turn-helix domain-containing protein, producing the protein MSADRQEATDDFDVLRRVREQRGWTPQQVAERLHIRAAQVEALEQARFEALPGAAFARGYLKNYARLLDLDPEPLLDLFDRRSNGAGLKPTDHVLPDSEDPLLDYRWPMLLVSLVLAAAIAGIAWWLWGGEAAAPATTESMSAAGPSTSAPAASSISSAAASAVRLAVPAPAATASVASVAAATGSAIVAPSQSAATAATGLHFVFTGRCWVQVQDARGQTLLAELAEAGQTIVVDKGLPPYRILVGKAQNVRISYDGKSIPLPVNALGVARLQVGTAPAASAAAAPVQSGNAAVAATASPARKPRRQTQNSGPATAGMDSSVAPELSSPQPKASSHGETPSGELHGGAPASAPAAS; encoded by the coding sequence ATGAGTGCAGATCGCCAGGAAGCCACCGACGATTTCGACGTGTTGCGGCGCGTGCGGGAGCAACGCGGCTGGACTCCTCAGCAGGTGGCCGAGCGTCTGCACATACGTGCCGCGCAGGTAGAGGCTCTGGAGCAGGCCCGCTTCGAGGCGCTCCCGGGAGCGGCTTTCGCGCGCGGCTACCTGAAGAATTATGCCCGCCTGCTGGATCTCGACCCGGAACCGCTGCTGGACCTCTTCGATCGGCGCAGCAATGGCGCCGGACTGAAGCCCACGGATCACGTGTTGCCGGACTCGGAAGATCCCCTACTCGATTACCGTTGGCCCATGCTCCTGGTGTCGCTGGTATTGGCCGCCGCCATTGCCGGTATCGCCTGGTGGCTTTGGGGAGGGGAGGCGGCCGCGCCGGCGACGACAGAGTCGATGTCGGCGGCAGGCCCCAGCACGAGCGCCCCCGCCGCAAGCTCCATCTCCAGCGCAGCGGCCAGTGCTGTGCGGCTGGCGGTGCCGGCGCCGGCAGCCACGGCCAGTGTTGCATCGGTGGCCGCGGCAACTGGCAGTGCCATCGTGGCGCCGTCCCAAAGCGCGGCCACGGCAGCCACGGGCCTCCATTTCGTCTTTACCGGTCGCTGCTGGGTGCAGGTTCAGGATGCACGGGGCCAGACGCTCCTTGCAGAGCTTGCCGAGGCGGGGCAGACCATCGTAGTGGACAAAGGGCTGCCGCCCTACCGGATACTGGTAGGCAAGGCGCAGAACGTCCGGATTTCCTACGATGGCAAGTCGATACCCCTGCCCGTGAATGCCCTGGGTGTTGCGCGACTGCAGGTGGGGACCGCACCGGCCGCCAGCGCAGCCGCCGCGCCTGTGCAGAGTGGCAATGCCGCAGTCGCCGCAACCGCCAGCCCGGCGCGAAAACCACGGCGGCAAACGCAAAATTCCGGTCCTGCCACTGCGGGGATGGATTCGTCGGTGGCCCCGGAGTTATCATCCCCACAGCCCAAAGCGTCAAGCCACGGGGAAACGCCCTCGGGCGAGCTTCACGGCGGCGCGCCCGCTTCCGCACCGGCAGCATCCTGA
- a CDS encoding YfgM family protein: MTGPELSDYLYRHRKSLILVFALVVLGAMGFFGYAKYQRHQMAQAAAVYSELTQSMAANQLAAAQVSAQTLLQKYPDTPYATMARFFTARMAMMQHHEAQAQAQLEAILKKDHLPTGMAGLARFTLAELQLDQGQAKKALDTLGAPGTVYAPLYWELRGDAHEYLRAWPKARQDYLKAEQALPATDPYRAYLQLKLANIGVHS; this comes from the coding sequence GTGACCGGTCCAGAACTCTCCGATTATCTTTATCGCCACCGTAAGTCCCTCATCCTCGTATTTGCGCTCGTCGTGTTGGGCGCTATGGGTTTTTTTGGCTACGCGAAATATCAGCGGCATCAGATGGCCCAGGCTGCGGCGGTCTACAGTGAACTGACGCAGTCCATGGCCGCCAATCAGCTGGCGGCAGCCCAGGTGAGCGCGCAGACCCTGCTTCAGAAATACCCCGACACGCCCTATGCGACCATGGCGCGTTTTTTCACGGCGCGCATGGCGATGATGCAGCACCATGAGGCGCAGGCGCAGGCACAGCTCGAGGCAATCCTCAAGAAGGACCATCTACCCACGGGGATGGCGGGGCTGGCCCGCTTTACCCTGGCCGAGCTCCAGCTCGATCAGGGACAGGCCAAGAAGGCTCTGGACACGCTGGGCGCGCCCGGCACGGTGTATGCGCCCCTCTACTGGGAGCTGCGCGGCGATGCGCACGAATACCTCAGAGCGTGGCCCAAGGCGCGGCAGGATTACCTCAAGGCGGAGCAGGCACTGCCTGCCACCGATCCCTACCGCGCCTATCTCCAATTGAAACTGGCCAATATCGGAGTGCATTCGTGA
- the ndk gene encoding nucleoside-diphosphate kinase: MAVERTLSIIKPDAVKKNAIGAILSRFEQAGLQVIAARMLQLSAADAGGFYAVHKDRPFYGELCAFMSSGPVLVSVLEGEGAIAKNRELMGATNPKDAAPGTIRADFAENIDANAVHGSDSAETAAWEIAYFFSKRELCPRS, encoded by the coding sequence ATGGCAGTTGAGCGCACCCTTTCCATAATCAAACCCGACGCCGTCAAAAAAAACGCCATCGGCGCCATCCTGTCCCGCTTCGAGCAGGCTGGCCTGCAGGTGATTGCTGCTCGGATGCTACAGCTGAGCGCTGCCGATGCGGGAGGCTTTTACGCCGTGCACAAGGACCGCCCCTTTTACGGTGAGCTGTGTGCGTTCATGAGCAGTGGCCCGGTATTGGTCAGCGTCCTGGAAGGGGAGGGTGCCATTGCCAAGAATCGCGAACTCATGGGGGCCACCAATCCCAAGGATGCGGCGCCGGGGACCATTCGCGCCGATTTTGCCGAGAATATCGACGCCAACGCCGTACACGGATCGGACAGCGCCGAGACCGCAGCCTGGGAGATAGCCTACTTCTTCTCAAAGAGGGAGTTGTGTCCGCGCTCATGA
- a CDS encoding multicopper oxidase domain-containing protein, protein MREYRLAIAAGQAQLSAGLAPTPTWGYRGAILGPSLRIPRGEPIRILVHNGLDQSTTTHWHGAHVPGDMDGGPQSLIAPGRTWHYHYTIDQPEATLW, encoded by the coding sequence GTGCGTGAATACCGTCTGGCCATAGCGGCAGGGCAAGCCCAGCTGAGTGCTGGGCTGGCGCCAACCCCAACCTGGGGTTATCGCGGTGCGATCCTGGGGCCAAGCCTGCGCATTCCCCGGGGAGAACCCATACGGATCCTGGTCCACAACGGTCTCGATCAGAGTACCACCACCCACTGGCACGGCGCGCACGTGCCCGGCGACATGGACGGTGGACCGCAGAGCCTGATCGCCCCGGGGCGGACCTGGCACTACCACTACACCATCGATCAGCCGGAGGCGACGCTTTGGTGA
- a CDS encoding twin-arginine translocation signal domain-containing protein: protein MPHQRVSSQSRSTSRRLFLRELAAAALLAGTSNWVRAAHMAGMSMAAGSESMGMGAMGSMLATTPILRHTPSFAGPLPIPPLYAGQSRRRWRA from the coding sequence ATGCCGCACCAGCGTGTATCTTCACAATCCCGCTCCACCTCCCGTCGCCTTTTCCTGCGTGAGCTTGCCGCCGCCGCACTTCTGGCCGGCACCAGCAACTGGGTGCGGGCCGCTCATATGGCGGGAATGTCCATGGCAGCGGGATCCGAATCCATGGGCATGGGGGCCATGGGTTCCATGTTGGCAACGACTCCGATCCTCAGGCACACACCGAGCTTTGCGGGGCCCTTGCCCATCCCGCCTCTGTACGCCGGGCAATCGCGCCGCCGATGGCGTGCGTGA
- a CDS encoding multicopper oxidase family protein codes for MTIAPLWYHPHPNGRTGPHVYAGLAGLYLVQDGSAERLGLPRYYGIDDVPVIVQDRLLDAHDRLVYMPQVMDVMGMKGNRFLVNGRESPVLEAPAGWLRLRLLNGSNARLYNFALSGDRTFYQIATDAGFLEAPVALQRLLLAPAERAEILVDLRHLDGKRLWLRSDSAAVVPSLSTMPMDSDAYDRSVFDLLEIRVGPARAPGGRLPEHLATLANLPEIQRERHFSLQGMMGGMGGGGMAGMAALRKAAAKAPRNGPGGMSMGIGNLPLFTINHLAMDMRRIDFSTTLGSTELWEVVNRAHMAHTFHVHGVSFRIQSRDGREPPPWERGWKDVVLIRRGESVRLAMTFTQPASKAFPFMYHCHMLEHEDNGMMGQFTVVRS; via the coding sequence TTGACCATAGCTCCGCTTTGGTACCACCCGCACCCGAACGGCCGCACCGGACCGCACGTTTACGCTGGCCTTGCCGGACTCTATCTGGTGCAGGACGGTAGCGCGGAGCGCCTCGGCCTACCGCGGTACTACGGTATCGACGACGTGCCGGTCATCGTGCAGGACCGCCTGCTGGATGCACACGATCGCCTCGTGTACATGCCTCAGGTCATGGACGTCATGGGCATGAAAGGCAATCGTTTCCTCGTCAACGGTCGCGAGTCGCCGGTACTCGAAGCGCCGGCGGGATGGCTGCGGCTGCGGCTGCTCAACGGCTCCAACGCGAGGCTCTACAATTTCGCCCTCTCTGGGGATCGGACTTTCTATCAGATCGCCACGGACGCCGGCTTTCTCGAAGCGCCAGTCGCCTTGCAGCGTCTCTTGCTGGCACCGGCGGAGCGTGCCGAGATCCTGGTGGACCTGCGTCACCTCGATGGCAAACGCTTGTGGCTACGCAGCGATTCCGCCGCCGTGGTCCCGAGCCTCAGCACCATGCCCATGGACAGCGATGCCTACGATCGCAGCGTTTTCGATCTGCTGGAGATCCGGGTTGGTCCGGCCCGAGCGCCCGGTGGGCGCCTGCCGGAGCACCTCGCCACCCTGGCGAATCTGCCCGAGATCCAGCGGGAGCGGCATTTCAGTTTGCAGGGGATGATGGGTGGCATGGGCGGTGGAGGGATGGCTGGCATGGCTGCCCTGCGCAAGGCGGCGGCCAAGGCCCCACGCAACGGTCCAGGGGGTATGTCCATGGGCATCGGGAATCTCCCGCTGTTCACCATCAACCATCTAGCCATGGACATGCGGCGCATCGATTTCTCCACCACCCTCGGCAGCACGGAGCTGTGGGAGGTCGTCAATCGGGCGCACATGGCCCACACCTTCCACGTTCATGGGGTGTCCTTTCGCATCCAGAGCCGCGATGGACGTGAGCCGCCACCGTGGGAGCGTGGCTGGAAGGACGTCGTCCTGATTCGTCGCGGTGAGAGCGTGCGTCTGGCGATGACCTTCACCCAGCCCGCCAGTAAAGCCTTCCCCTTCATGTACCATTGCCACATGCTGGAGCACGAGGACAATGGCATGATGGGGCAGTTTACGGTCGTGCGCAGCTGA
- the ispG gene encoding flavodoxin-dependent (E)-4-hydroxy-3-methylbut-2-enyl-diphosphate synthase has translation MHHESPIHRRHSRQIHVGKVAIGGGAPISVQSMTNTETRDVAATVAQIRRLEAVGADIVRVSVPSMEAAEAFRAIRAQVEVPLVADIHFDHRIALQVMRDGVDGLRINPGNIGSVDKTRLVVEMAKDRGIPIRIGVNAGSLEKDIQEKYGEPTPEALVESALRHVAILDELDFHDVKISVKASDVFLAVGAYRLLAQKVDYPLHLGITEAGGLRSGTVKSAIGLGLLLNEGIGDTIRVSLAADPVEEIRVGFDILKSLHLRQKGINLIACPSCSRQEFDVISTINALEERLEDILEPMDVSVIGCVVNGIGEAKEADIGLAGGDKRSILYFKGKQVDRVENRDIVDVLEERVRAEVARRRARASEA, from the coding sequence ATGCACCACGAATCGCCCATCCACCGTCGCCACAGCCGTCAAATCCACGTGGGCAAGGTCGCCATCGGCGGCGGAGCGCCCATCAGTGTGCAGAGCATGACCAATACGGAAACCCGTGACGTGGCGGCAACCGTGGCGCAGATTCGGCGACTCGAAGCCGTGGGAGCGGATATCGTACGGGTCTCGGTACCCAGCATGGAGGCTGCCGAGGCCTTTCGCGCCATCCGCGCGCAGGTGGAGGTACCCCTGGTGGCGGATATCCATTTCGATCACCGCATCGCCCTGCAGGTGATGCGCGATGGCGTGGATGGTCTGCGCATCAATCCCGGCAACATTGGTTCGGTGGACAAGACCCGGCTCGTCGTGGAGATGGCCAAGGATCGCGGCATCCCCATCCGCATCGGGGTGAATGCCGGTTCCCTGGAAAAGGACATTCAGGAAAAGTATGGCGAGCCCACTCCCGAGGCGCTGGTGGAGTCTGCCCTGCGCCACGTGGCCATTCTGGACGAGCTCGATTTTCACGACGTCAAGATCAGCGTCAAGGCCTCGGACGTCTTCCTCGCCGTGGGTGCCTATCGCCTCTTGGCGCAGAAAGTGGACTACCCCTTGCACCTAGGCATTACCGAGGCAGGGGGGTTGCGCTCGGGTACCGTCAAGTCTGCCATAGGCCTGGGTCTGCTGCTCAATGAGGGTATCGGCGATACCATCCGGGTGTCCCTGGCAGCGGATCCCGTGGAAGAGATCCGGGTGGGTTTCGATATCCTCAAGAGCCTGCACCTGCGGCAGAAGGGCATCAACCTCATCGCCTGTCCCTCCTGCTCGCGCCAGGAGTTTGACGTCATCAGCACCATAAACGCACTGGAAGAGCGGCTGGAGGACATTCTCGAGCCCATGGACGTGTCGGTCATCGGCTGCGTCGTCAACGGTATTGGCGAGGCGAAGGAGGCCGATATCGGTCTGGCCGGCGGTGACAAGCGCAGTATTCTGTACTTCAAGGGAAAGCAGGTGGACCGGGTCGAAAATCGGGACATCGTGGACGTGCTTGAAGAGCGTGTGCGCGCGGAAGTGGCCCGCCGTCGCGCCCGCGCCTCCGAGGCCTGA
- the pilW gene encoding type IV pilus biogenesis/stability protein PilW — protein sequence MRRSAWRLPLALILVAGTLSGCGLFSSKRSNLAPAELAAQEARQNAAAAESRGLRAPPTDKAAIYTSLGAAYLQDGHPREAIRQLQLALKEPGNHGEAYNVMALAYANLDQTEAASQAFSKALAADPKNPEYLNNYGAFLVQHKDYAKAIPYLKRATEDPLYATPQFAWTNLGLAYIGLKDQAAARAALARALYLKPAYPPALQVLAQLDFTAGDLPAAYSHVREVLAQEPQEQPALLLAGRIAAAQGQRREAEEYWQRCVNANPYSPAGKEAQRLLLGGG from the coding sequence ATGAGGCGTAGCGCGTGGCGACTTCCCTTGGCGCTGATCCTGGTCGCCGGTACGCTCTCGGGCTGCGGACTTTTTTCCAGCAAGCGCAGTAATCTGGCGCCAGCAGAGCTGGCGGCGCAGGAGGCGCGACAGAACGCCGCCGCGGCGGAATCCCGCGGCCTGCGCGCGCCGCCCACCGACAAGGCTGCCATCTACACGTCCTTGGGGGCCGCCTATCTGCAGGACGGCCATCCGCGGGAAGCCATCCGGCAACTGCAGCTTGCCCTGAAAGAACCGGGCAACCACGGTGAGGCCTACAATGTCATGGCCTTGGCCTATGCCAATCTCGACCAGACCGAGGCGGCCTCCCAGGCCTTTTCCAAGGCCCTGGCGGCGGATCCCAAGAACCCGGAGTATCTGAACAACTACGGCGCCTTTCTAGTGCAGCACAAGGACTACGCCAAGGCCATCCCCTACCTCAAGCGCGCCACGGAAGACCCCTTGTACGCGACGCCTCAGTTTGCCTGGACCAACCTAGGGCTTGCCTACATCGGCCTGAAGGATCAGGCGGCGGCGCGGGCTGCGCTGGCGCGGGCGCTGTACCTGAAGCCGGCCTACCCACCGGCGCTGCAGGTTCTGGCGCAGCTGGATTTTACGGCGGGCGATCTTCCCGCAGCCTACTCCCACGTACGCGAAGTCTTGGCGCAGGAACCCCAGGAACAGCCGGCACTCCTGCTTGCCGGCCGTATTGCAGCTGCCCAGGGGCAGCGACGAGAGGCAGAGGAATATTGGCAGCGCTGTGTCAACGCCAATCCGTATTCGCCGGCGGGCAAGGAAGCGCAGCGTTTGCTTCTGGGAGGAGGGTGA